In one window of Bos taurus isolate L1 Dominette 01449 registration number 42190680 breed Hereford chromosome 15, ARS-UCD2.0, whole genome shotgun sequence DNA:
- the TMEM25 gene encoding transmembrane protein 25 isoform X3 — translation MLFYPCVLDHLFFGPNPEGGKRGVDGRGKRAGENRGWEKDGPFWKEARIPECLRVCVCVCVRVCGVFWPGAGCTVAGCFCVPASMCLFVPWSQSSILRPQGVQPGAQAWATMALPAWPATLPHTLLLLPALLSSGWGELAPQIDGQTWAERALRENERHAFTCRVAGGLGTPRLAWYLDGQLQEASTSRLLSVGREAFSGGTSTFTVTAQRAQHELNCSLQDPGSGQSANASVILNVQFKPEIAQVGAKYQEAQGPGLLVILFALVRANPPANVTWIDQDGPVTVNTSDFLVLDAQNYPWLTNHTVQLQLRSLPHNLSVVATNDVGVTSSSLPAPGLLATRVEVPLLGIVVAGGLALGTLVGFSTLVACLVCRKEKKTKGPSRRPSLISRAHPGLCPPVVTPTT, via the exons ATGCTTTTCTATCCCTGCGTCCTGGATCACCTTTTCTTCGGCCCAAATCCGGAGGGTGGGAAGAGGGGTGTAGATGGGAGAGGGAAGCGGGCAGGAGAAAACCGGGGTTGGGAGAAAGACGGTCCCTTTTGGAAAGAGGCGCGTATACCCgagtgtctgcgtgtgtgtgtgtgcgtgtgcgtgcgtgtgtgtggtgtatTTTGGCCTGGTGCGGGCTGCACGGTTGCTGGTTGTTTCTGTGTACCTGCGAGCATGTGCCTGTTTGTTCCTTGGAGTCAGAGCTCAATTCTGCGCCCGCAGGGTGTACAG CCTGGGGCCCAGGCCTGGGCCACCATGGCACTGCCTGCATGGCCAGCTACCCTCCCGCACACACTTCTGCTCCTGCCGGCCCTTCTGAGCTCAG GCTGGGGGGAGCTGGCGCCACAAATTGATGGTCAGACCTGGGCAGAGCGGGCACTTCGAGAGAATGAACGCCATGCGTTCACCTGCCGGGTGGCAGGGGGACTTGGCACCCCTCGATTGGCCTGGTACCTGGATGGACAGCTGCAGGAGGCCAGCACCTCAAGACTGctgagtgtgggcagggaggccttcTCTGGCGGCACCAGCACTTTCACTGTCACTGCCCAGCGGGCCCAGCATGAACTCAACTGCTCCCTGCAGGACCCAGGCAGTGGCCAGTCAGCCAATGCATCCGTCATCCTCAATGTGCAAT TTAAGCCGGAGATTGCTCAGGTTGGGGCCAAGTACCAGGAAGCTCAGGGCCCGGGCCTTCTGGTCATCCTCTTTGCCCTCGTGCGTGCCAACCCGCCTGCCAACGTGACCTGGATCGACCAGGATGGGCCAGTGACTGTCAACACCTCGGACTTCCTGGTGCTGGATGCCCAGAACTACCCCTGGCTCACCAACCACACCGTGCAGCTGCAGCTCCGCAGCCTGCCACACAACCTCTCAGTGGTGGCCACAAACGACGTGGGTGTCACCAGTTCCTCGCTTCCAGCCCCAG GGCTCCTGGCCACCCGGGTGGAAGTGCCACTGCTGGGCATCGTTGTGGCTGGAGGGCTTGCCCTAGGCACCCTGGTGGGGTTCAGCACTTTGGTGGCCTGCCTGGTCTGCAGGAAAGAGAAGAAGACCAAAG GCCCCTCCCGGCGCCCATCCCTGATCTCTAG GGCCCATCCGGGCCTTTGTCCTCCTGTAGTGACTCCAACAACCTGA
- the TTC36 gene encoding tetratricopeptide repeat protein 36, with the protein MGTPNDQAVLQAIFNPDSPFGDIVGLDLGEEAEKEVDEGEVFPRAQLEQSKALELQAVIAAEAGDLSTALERFGQAINLLPERASAYNNRAQARRLQGDVAGALEDLERALALSGGRGRTARQGFVQRGLVARLQGRDDDARRDFERAARLGSPFARRQLVLLNPYAALCNRMLADVMGQLRRPCDER; encoded by the exons CTTGCAGGCCATCTTCAACCCTGACTCCCCGTTTGGAGATATTGTTGGGTTGGACCTGGGagaagaagcagagaaggaagTAGACGAAG GTGAAGTTTTTCCGCGAGCACAGCTGGAACAGTCCAAGGCCCTGGAGCTGCAGGCGGTGATCGCAGCTGAGGCTGGCGACCTCAGCACAGCCCTGGAGAGGTTTGGCCAAGCCATCAACCTATTGCCTGAGAGGGCCTCAGCCTACAATAACCGAGCCCAGGCCCGGCGTCTCCAAGGAGATGTGGCAG GCGCCCTGGAGGACCTGGAGCGCGCGCTGGCGCTGAGCGGCGGCCGGGGTCGCACCGCCCGCCAGGGCTTTGTGCAGCGCGGGCTCGTGGCGCGGCTGCAGGGCCGGGACGACGACGCCCGCAGAGACTTCGAGCGGGCGGCGCGGCTGGGCAGCCCGTTTGCGCGCCGCCAGCTGGTGCTGCTCAATCCGTACGCGGCTCTGTGCAACCGCATGCTGGCCGACGTGATGGGGCAGTTGCGCCGGCCCTGCGACGAGCGCTGA
- the TMEM25 gene encoding transmembrane protein 25 isoform X5 yields the protein MLFYPCVLDHLFFGPNPEGGKRGVDGRGKRAGENRGWEKDGPFWKEARIPECLRVCVCVCVRVCGVFWPGAGCTVAGCFCVPASMCLFVPWSQSSILRPQGVQPGAQAWATMALPAWPATLPHTLLLLPALLSSGWGELAPQIDGQTWAERALRENERHAFTCRVAGGLGTPRLAWYLDGQLQEASTSRLLSVGREAFSGGTSTFTVTAQRAQHELNCSLQDPGSGQSANASVILNVQFKPEIAQVGAKYQEAQGPGLLVILFALVRANPPANVTWIDQDGPVTVNTSDFLVLDAQNYPWLTNHTVQLQLRSLPHNLSVVATNDVGVTSSSLPAPGLLATRVEVPLLGIVVAGGLALGTLVGFSTLVACLVCRKEKKTKVTPTT from the exons ATGCTTTTCTATCCCTGCGTCCTGGATCACCTTTTCTTCGGCCCAAATCCGGAGGGTGGGAAGAGGGGTGTAGATGGGAGAGGGAAGCGGGCAGGAGAAAACCGGGGTTGGGAGAAAGACGGTCCCTTTTGGAAAGAGGCGCGTATACCCgagtgtctgcgtgtgtgtgtgtgcgtgtgcgtgcgtgtgtgtggtgtatTTTGGCCTGGTGCGGGCTGCACGGTTGCTGGTTGTTTCTGTGTACCTGCGAGCATGTGCCTGTTTGTTCCTTGGAGTCAGAGCTCAATTCTGCGCCCGCAGGGTGTACAG CCTGGGGCCCAGGCCTGGGCCACCATGGCACTGCCTGCATGGCCAGCTACCCTCCCGCACACACTTCTGCTCCTGCCGGCCCTTCTGAGCTCAG GCTGGGGGGAGCTGGCGCCACAAATTGATGGTCAGACCTGGGCAGAGCGGGCACTTCGAGAGAATGAACGCCATGCGTTCACCTGCCGGGTGGCAGGGGGACTTGGCACCCCTCGATTGGCCTGGTACCTGGATGGACAGCTGCAGGAGGCCAGCACCTCAAGACTGctgagtgtgggcagggaggccttcTCTGGCGGCACCAGCACTTTCACTGTCACTGCCCAGCGGGCCCAGCATGAACTCAACTGCTCCCTGCAGGACCCAGGCAGTGGCCAGTCAGCCAATGCATCCGTCATCCTCAATGTGCAAT TTAAGCCGGAGATTGCTCAGGTTGGGGCCAAGTACCAGGAAGCTCAGGGCCCGGGCCTTCTGGTCATCCTCTTTGCCCTCGTGCGTGCCAACCCGCCTGCCAACGTGACCTGGATCGACCAGGATGGGCCAGTGACTGTCAACACCTCGGACTTCCTGGTGCTGGATGCCCAGAACTACCCCTGGCTCACCAACCACACCGTGCAGCTGCAGCTCCGCAGCCTGCCACACAACCTCTCAGTGGTGGCCACAAACGACGTGGGTGTCACCAGTTCCTCGCTTCCAGCCCCAG GGCTCCTGGCCACCCGGGTGGAAGTGCCACTGCTGGGCATCGTTGTGGCTGGAGGGCTTGCCCTAGGCACCCTGGTGGGGTTCAGCACTTTGGTGGCCTGCCTGGTCTGCAGGAAAGAGAAGAAGACCAAAG TGACTCCAACAACCTGA
- the TMEM25 gene encoding transmembrane protein 25 isoform X4 yields MLFYPCVLDHLFFGPNPEGGKRGVDGRGKRAGENRGWEKDGPFWKEARIPECLRVCVCVCVRVCGVFWPGAGCTVAGCFCVPASMCLFVPWSQSSILRPQGVQPGAQAWATMALPAWPATLPHTLLLLPALLSSGWGELAPQIDGQTWAERALRENERHAFTCRVAGGLGTPRLAWYLDGQLQEASTSRLLSVGREAFSGGTSTFTVTAQRAQHELNCSLQDPGSGQSANASVILNVQFKPEIAQVGAKYQEAQGPGLLVILFALVRANPPANVTWIDQDGPVTVNTSDFLVLDAQNYPWLTNHTVQLQLRSLPHNLSVVATNDVGVTSSSLPAPGKPADRQMAQDNSRPDLLDPEPGGLLTSRGFIRLPMLGYIYRVSSVSSDEIWL; encoded by the exons ATGCTTTTCTATCCCTGCGTCCTGGATCACCTTTTCTTCGGCCCAAATCCGGAGGGTGGGAAGAGGGGTGTAGATGGGAGAGGGAAGCGGGCAGGAGAAAACCGGGGTTGGGAGAAAGACGGTCCCTTTTGGAAAGAGGCGCGTATACCCgagtgtctgcgtgtgtgtgtgtgcgtgtgcgtgcgtgtgtgtggtgtatTTTGGCCTGGTGCGGGCTGCACGGTTGCTGGTTGTTTCTGTGTACCTGCGAGCATGTGCCTGTTTGTTCCTTGGAGTCAGAGCTCAATTCTGCGCCCGCAGGGTGTACAG CCTGGGGCCCAGGCCTGGGCCACCATGGCACTGCCTGCATGGCCAGCTACCCTCCCGCACACACTTCTGCTCCTGCCGGCCCTTCTGAGCTCAG GCTGGGGGGAGCTGGCGCCACAAATTGATGGTCAGACCTGGGCAGAGCGGGCACTTCGAGAGAATGAACGCCATGCGTTCACCTGCCGGGTGGCAGGGGGACTTGGCACCCCTCGATTGGCCTGGTACCTGGATGGACAGCTGCAGGAGGCCAGCACCTCAAGACTGctgagtgtgggcagggaggccttcTCTGGCGGCACCAGCACTTTCACTGTCACTGCCCAGCGGGCCCAGCATGAACTCAACTGCTCCCTGCAGGACCCAGGCAGTGGCCAGTCAGCCAATGCATCCGTCATCCTCAATGTGCAAT TTAAGCCGGAGATTGCTCAGGTTGGGGCCAAGTACCAGGAAGCTCAGGGCCCGGGCCTTCTGGTCATCCTCTTTGCCCTCGTGCGTGCCAACCCGCCTGCCAACGTGACCTGGATCGACCAGGATGGGCCAGTGACTGTCAACACCTCGGACTTCCTGGTGCTGGATGCCCAGAACTACCCCTGGCTCACCAACCACACCGTGCAGCTGCAGCTCCGCAGCCTGCCACACAACCTCTCAGTGGTGGCCACAAACGACGTGGGTGTCACCAGTTCCTCGCTTCCAGCCCCAG GGAAACCAGCGGACCGGCAGATGGCTCAGGACAACAGCCGGCCAGACCTTCTGGACCCGGAGCCTGGTGGCCTCCTCACCAGCCGAG GTTTCATCCGCCTTCCAATGCTGGGCTACATTTACCGGGTGTCCAGTGTGAGCAGTGATGAAATCTGGCTCTGA
- the TMEM25 gene encoding transmembrane protein 25 isoform X1, with protein MALPAWPATLPHTLLLLPALLSSGWGELAPQIDGQTWAERALRENERHAFTCRVAGGLGTPRLAWYLDGQLQEASTSRLLSVGREAFSGGTSTFTVTAQRAQHELNCSLQDPGSGQSANASVILNVQFKPEIAQVGAKYQEAQGPGLLVILFALVRANPPANVTWIDQDGPVTVNTSDFLVLDAQNYPWLTNHTVQLQLRSLPHNLSVVATNDVGVTSSSLPAPGLLATRVEVPLLGIVVAGGLALGTLVGFSTLVACLVCRKEKKTKGPSRRPSLISSDSNNLKVSNVRLPRENMSLPSNLQLNDLAPGCRGKPADRQMAQDNSRPDLLDPEPGGLLTSRGFIRLPMLGYIYRVSSVSSDEIWL; from the exons ATGGCACTGCCTGCATGGCCAGCTACCCTCCCGCACACACTTCTGCTCCTGCCGGCCCTTCTGAGCTCAG GCTGGGGGGAGCTGGCGCCACAAATTGATGGTCAGACCTGGGCAGAGCGGGCACTTCGAGAGAATGAACGCCATGCGTTCACCTGCCGGGTGGCAGGGGGACTTGGCACCCCTCGATTGGCCTGGTACCTGGATGGACAGCTGCAGGAGGCCAGCACCTCAAGACTGctgagtgtgggcagggaggccttcTCTGGCGGCACCAGCACTTTCACTGTCACTGCCCAGCGGGCCCAGCATGAACTCAACTGCTCCCTGCAGGACCCAGGCAGTGGCCAGTCAGCCAATGCATCCGTCATCCTCAATGTGCAAT TTAAGCCGGAGATTGCTCAGGTTGGGGCCAAGTACCAGGAAGCTCAGGGCCCGGGCCTTCTGGTCATCCTCTTTGCCCTCGTGCGTGCCAACCCGCCTGCCAACGTGACCTGGATCGACCAGGATGGGCCAGTGACTGTCAACACCTCGGACTTCCTGGTGCTGGATGCCCAGAACTACCCCTGGCTCACCAACCACACCGTGCAGCTGCAGCTCCGCAGCCTGCCACACAACCTCTCAGTGGTGGCCACAAACGACGTGGGTGTCACCAGTTCCTCGCTTCCAGCCCCAG GGCTCCTGGCCACCCGGGTGGAAGTGCCACTGCTGGGCATCGTTGTGGCTGGAGGGCTTGCCCTAGGCACCCTGGTGGGGTTCAGCACTTTGGTGGCCTGCCTGGTCTGCAGGAAAGAGAAGAAGACCAAAG GCCCCTCCCGGCGCCCATCCCTGATCTCTAG TGACTCCAACAACCTGAAAGTCAGCAACGTGCGCCTGCCGCGCGAGAACATGTCCCTCCCGTCCAACCTTCAGCTCAATGACCTCGCTCCAGGCTGCAGAG GGAAACCAGCGGACCGGCAGATGGCTCAGGACAACAGCCGGCCAGACCTTCTGGACCCGGAGCCTGGTGGCCTCCTCACCAGCCGAG GTTTCATCCGCCTTCCAATGCTGGGCTACATTTACCGGGTGTCCAGTGTGAGCAGTGATGAAATCTGGCTCTGA
- the TMEM25 gene encoding transmembrane protein 25 isoform X2 yields MCQPGFGPWGLMIIASLPSPLWVILHLRFRAWFIFVSESKFLEELLKLACSHLDTNIEARPLLSAAWGPGLGHHGTACMASYPPAHTSAPAGPSELRLHYVLGWGELAPQIDGQTWAERALRENERHAFTCRVAGGLGTPRLAWYLDGQLQEASTSRLLSVGREAFSGGTSTFTVTAQRAQHELNCSLQDPGSGQSANASVILNVQFKPEIAQVGAKYQEAQGPGLLVILFALVRANPPANVTWIDQDGPVTVNTSDFLVLDAQNYPWLTNHTVQLQLRSLPHNLSVVATNDVGVTSSSLPAPGLLATRVEVPLLGIVVAGGLALGTLVGFSTLVACLVCRKEKKTKGPSRRPSLISSDSNNLKVSNVRLPRENMSLPSNLQLNDLAPGCRGKPADRQMAQDNSRPDLLDPEPGGLLTSRGFIRLPMLGYIYRVSSVSSDEIWL; encoded by the exons ATGTGCCAGCCTGGGTTTGGACCTTGGGGCTTGATGATCATTGCGTCTTTGCCTTCACCACTGTGGGTCATTCTACATTTGCGTTTCCGTGCATGgttcatttttgtttctgagaGTAAATTCCTGGAGGAGTTACTAAAGCTTGCCTGTTCTCACCTGGATACTAACATTGAGGCCCGCCCCCTTCTCTCGGCAGCCTGGGGCCCAGGCCTGGGCCACCATGGCACTGCCTGCATGGCCAGCTACCCTCCCGCACACACTTCTGCTCCTGCCGGCCCTTCTGAGCTCAG ACTCCACTATGTTCTAGGCTGGGGGGAGCTGGCGCCACAAATTGATGGTCAGACCTGGGCAGAGCGGGCACTTCGAGAGAATGAACGCCATGCGTTCACCTGCCGGGTGGCAGGGGGACTTGGCACCCCTCGATTGGCCTGGTACCTGGATGGACAGCTGCAGGAGGCCAGCACCTCAAGACTGctgagtgtgggcagggaggccttcTCTGGCGGCACCAGCACTTTCACTGTCACTGCCCAGCGGGCCCAGCATGAACTCAACTGCTCCCTGCAGGACCCAGGCAGTGGCCAGTCAGCCAATGCATCCGTCATCCTCAATGTGCAAT TTAAGCCGGAGATTGCTCAGGTTGGGGCCAAGTACCAGGAAGCTCAGGGCCCGGGCCTTCTGGTCATCCTCTTTGCCCTCGTGCGTGCCAACCCGCCTGCCAACGTGACCTGGATCGACCAGGATGGGCCAGTGACTGTCAACACCTCGGACTTCCTGGTGCTGGATGCCCAGAACTACCCCTGGCTCACCAACCACACCGTGCAGCTGCAGCTCCGCAGCCTGCCACACAACCTCTCAGTGGTGGCCACAAACGACGTGGGTGTCACCAGTTCCTCGCTTCCAGCCCCAG GGCTCCTGGCCACCCGGGTGGAAGTGCCACTGCTGGGCATCGTTGTGGCTGGAGGGCTTGCCCTAGGCACCCTGGTGGGGTTCAGCACTTTGGTGGCCTGCCTGGTCTGCAGGAAAGAGAAGAAGACCAAAG GCCCCTCCCGGCGCCCATCCCTGATCTCTAG TGACTCCAACAACCTGAAAGTCAGCAACGTGCGCCTGCCGCGCGAGAACATGTCCCTCCCGTCCAACCTTCAGCTCAATGACCTCGCTCCAGGCTGCAGAG GGAAACCAGCGGACCGGCAGATGGCTCAGGACAACAGCCGGCCAGACCTTCTGGACCCGGAGCCTGGTGGCCTCCTCACCAGCCGAG GTTTCATCCGCCTTCCAATGCTGGGCTACATTTACCGGGTGTCCAGTGTGAGCAGTGATGAAATCTGGCTCTGA